The Actinomycetes bacterium genome includes a region encoding these proteins:
- a CDS encoding amidase family protein yields the protein MNDLHYISATEALARFRRGDLSPVEVLDAVLARADEVEPDVNAFTEQMREEAYVAARESERRYRDRDAEIRPLEGVPLALKEEQPIAGRLIEEGSLLEQGVVADVTHPVVSRVVAAGAVVHARTTTPEFSCAPFTHSKLWGVTRNPWNTAFSPGGSSGGAGASLAAGTTVLATGSDIGGSIRIPSSLCGVVGFKAPFGRIPGLAPFNLDSYCADGPMGRSVADVARLQDVLAGPWAGDQASLRPTYHLGEVDDQVEGMRVALCVRLGDFPVEPVVEANTRAAADALRGAGVHVEEVELPWRREVILAAAWAHFGSIFGAFVDSIAGDDAELLMPYTRAFAARATAHGDTASRLAGLAAETEVYRPLGDLLDSHDALLCPTIGTEGLVAGDDYVDAVVRIDGGDHAWEDALMTIPFNVIGRVPVLSVPSGLASNGVPTGVQIVGRTYDDRTVFRLGAALERQQPRWGDATWRPTL from the coding sequence GTGAACGACCTCCACTACATCTCCGCGACCGAGGCGCTGGCGAGGTTCCGTCGCGGGGACCTGTCGCCCGTCGAGGTGCTCGACGCCGTCCTCGCGAGGGCGGACGAGGTCGAGCCGGACGTGAACGCCTTCACCGAGCAGATGCGGGAGGAGGCCTACGTCGCCGCGCGCGAGTCCGAGCGACGCTACCGCGACCGCGACGCGGAGATCCGTCCGCTCGAGGGAGTGCCCCTGGCCCTGAAGGAGGAGCAGCCCATCGCGGGACGGCTCATCGAGGAGGGATCCCTCCTCGAGCAGGGTGTCGTCGCCGACGTCACCCACCCAGTGGTCAGCAGGGTCGTCGCGGCCGGTGCGGTCGTGCACGCGCGGACCACGACTCCTGAGTTCTCGTGCGCGCCGTTCACGCACTCGAAGCTCTGGGGAGTCACCCGCAACCCGTGGAACACGGCCTTCTCCCCGGGCGGCTCGTCCGGGGGCGCGGGCGCCTCGCTGGCCGCGGGCACCACCGTCCTCGCCACCGGCTCGGACATCGGGGGCTCGATCCGCATCCCGTCCTCGCTGTGCGGTGTGGTCGGTTTCAAGGCTCCCTTCGGCCGGATCCCGGGGCTCGCGCCGTTCAACCTGGACAGCTACTGCGCGGACGGCCCGATGGGCCGCAGCGTCGCCGACGTCGCCCGGTTGCAGGACGTCCTCGCCGGGCCGTGGGCGGGCGACCAGGCGTCGCTCCGCCCGACCTACCACCTCGGCGAGGTCGACGACCAGGTCGAGGGGATGCGGGTCGCGCTCTGCGTGCGCCTGGGCGACTTCCCGGTCGAGCCCGTCGTCGAGGCGAACACCCGAGCCGCCGCGGACGCCCTGCGCGGAGCCGGCGTGCACGTCGAGGAGGTGGAGCTCCCGTGGCGACGGGAGGTGATCCTGGCCGCCGCGTGGGCGCACTTCGGCTCCATCTTCGGTGCCTTCGTCGACAGCATCGCCGGGGACGACGCCGAGCTGCTCATGCCGTACACGCGAGCCTTCGCCGCCCGGGCGACGGCACACGGCGACACCGCCTCACGCCTCGCGGGGCTGGCCGCCGAGACCGAGGTCTACCGCCCGCTCGGCGACCTGCTCGACTCCCATGACGCGCTGCTCTGCCCGACCATAGGCACCGAGGGGCTGGTCGCCGGCGACGACTACGTCGACGCGGTGGTGCGCATCGACGGCGGGGACCACGCGTGGGAGGACGCCCTCATGACGATCCCGTTCAACGTGATCGGCCGGGTCCCGGTGCTGTCGGTGCCGAGCGGCCTGGCGAGCAACGGGGTGCCCACCGGCGTGCAGATCGTCGGTCGGACCTACGACGACCGGACCGTCTTCCGTCTCGGCGCCGCGTTGGAGCGCCAGCAGCCTCGGTGGGGCGACGCGACGTGGCGACCGACGCTGTGA